From one Rosa rugosa chromosome 4, drRosRugo1.1, whole genome shotgun sequence genomic stretch:
- the LOC133743923 gene encoding DNA repair endonuclease UVH1 — protein MVQFHEHIIADLLDEPPNGTGLVILSSGLSLPKLISSLLLLHTPSQGTLLILSPHNPSSFKSQLLHHFHPNPIPEITADLPATHRNSLYSSGNPFFITPRILIVDLLTSRIPTSQIAGLVIPAVHSLSETSTEAFIVRIFRSLNKTAFVRAFSDKPHAMVSGFAKTERTMKCLYMRRLHLWPRFHVEVSNELERDAPEVVDIRVPMTKYMVGIQKAILEVMDACLKEMRKTNKVDVEDLTVENGLFKSFDEIVRRQLDPIWHTLGKKTKQLVSDLKTLRKLLDYLVRYDAVTYLKYLDTLRVSESFRSVWIFAESSYKIFEYAKKRVYRFVTSGGVDLSEQSKSLKGKKRKLKGDDDKEQDVGGTSTTSVVLDEVLEEPPKWKVLREVLEEIEEERQKHASSREELLVEDDVEDSDIVLVACKDERSCMQLEDLINNGPQKVMREEWENYLLGKGQLRDLHTRYKKKPKKAKGFGILDGVVQTTAPQNTEASSINKQEHDALLAAASAIRNRAKKEDAIGDDPQLIVSGRGRGKGKGKVVPAKSPQNAEASSVNKQEPASGSEVRNQTKKDNAVGDDPQLLVGKGRGKGKGKGKVRNRKGAASVKTLGNKVGSDDKKEETNDTLVISDSENEGHADEIHQSADSSEAAFQGDPVGEGVLRKHTGQPHSTESRTAKPLPPVHFYALESGQPILDILRPSMIVVYHPDMTFVREIEVHKAENPSKKLKVYFLFYEDSSEGQKFEASIRRENGAFESLIRQKSLMMIPVDQDGNCMGLNSSLEPEVSSQNSITRKAGGRREVEKQMQVIVDMREFMSSLPNVLHQKGMRIIPVTLEVGDYILSPLICVERKSIQDLFMSFTSGRLYNQVETMVRYYRIPVLLIEFSQDKSFSFQSASDIGDDVTPNSIISKLSLLVLHFPRLRIIWSRSLYATAEIFTTLKANQDEPDETKATRVGVPSEDGIIEDDVRAENYNTSAVEFLRRLPGVTDSNYRAIMDGCKSLAELALMPVERLAELMGGHKAARTLREFLDAKYPTLL, from the exons ATGGTCCAATTCCACGAGCACATAATCGCCGACCTTCTCGACGAGCCGCCCAACGGCACCGGCCTGGTGATCCTCTCCTCCGGCCTCTCCCTCCCCAAACTCATCTCCTCCCTTCTCCTCCTCCACACTCCTTCTCAGGGCACCCTCCTCATCCTCTCTCCCCACAACCCCTCCTCCTTCAAATCCCAACTCCTCCACCACTTCCACCCTAACCCCATCCCCGAAATCACCGCCGACCTCCCCGCCACCCACCGCAACTCCCTCTACTCCTCCGGCAACCCCTTCTTCATCACCCCCCGCATCCTCATCGTCGATCTCCTCACCTCCCGAATCCCGACCTCCCAGATCGCCGGCCTCGTCATCCCCGCCGTCCATTCCCTCTCCGAGACCTCCACCGAGGCCTTCATCGTCAGGATCTTCCGGTCCCTCAACAAGACGGCGTTCGTCCGCGCGTTTTCCGATAAGCCGCACGCGATGGTCTCCGGGTTTGCGAAGACGGAGAGGACGATGAAGTGTTTGTATATGAGGAGATTGCATCTCTGGCCGAGGTTCCACGTGGAGGTTTCGAATGAGCTGGAGAGGGACGCGCCGGAGGTGGTGGATATTAGGGTTCCGATGACGAAGTACATGGTGGGGATTCAGAAGGCGATTCTTGAGGTCATGGATGCTTGCTTGAAGGAGATGAGGAAGACGAACAAGGTCGATGTGGAGGACTTGACTGTCGAAAACGGGCTGTTTAAGTCGTTTGATGAGATTGTGAGGAGGCAATTGGATCCGATTTGGCATACATTGGGGAAGAAGACCAAGCAGCTTGTGTCTGACTTGAAGACCCTCAGGAAGCTCTTGGATTACCTTGTTAG ATATGATGCGGTAACTTATTTGAAGTACTTGGATACACTGAGAGTGTCGGAGAGTTTTCGATCGGTCTGGATATTTGCAGAGTCGAGTTATAAGATATTTGAGTATGCAAAGAAGAGGGTTTATCGATTTGTCACATCCGGTGGGGTGGATTTGAGTGAGCAGAGTAAGAGTTTGAAGGGCAAGAAGAGAAAACTGAAGGGGGATGATGATAAAGAGCAAG ATGTTGGTGGCACTTCAACGACCAGTGTAGTTTTAGATGAAGTTTTAGAGGAGCCACCAAAGTGGAAGGTCTTACGT GAGGTTCTAGAAGagatagaagaagaaagacaaaagcATGCTTCATCAAGAGAAGAACTTCTGGTTGAAGATGATGTAGAAGATAGTGACATTGTTCTAGTGGCATGCAAAGATGAACGATCATGCATGCAGCTTGAGGATCTCATCAATAATGGTCCACAAAAG gTCATGCGGGAAGAATGGGAAAACTACTTGTTGGGCAAGGGACAACTGCGTGACTTGCATACACGCTATAAAAAGAAACCAAAGAAAGCCAAAGGTTTTGGTATTCTTGATGGAGTTGTTCAGACAACCGCCCCCCAGAATACAGAAGCTAGCAGCATAAACAAGCAGGAACATGATGCTCTTTTGGCTGCAGCTTCTGCAATTAGAAATCGAGCTAAAAAAGAAGATGCTATTGGAGATGATCCCCAGCTTATTGTTAGTGGCCGAGGACGTGGAAAGGGAAAGGGGAAAGTGGTTCCTGCGAAGTCTCCACAAAATGCAGAAGCTAGCAGTGTAAACAAGCAGGAACCTGCTTCAGGATCAGAAGTTAGAAATCAAACTAAAAAAGATAATGCTGTTGGAGATGATCCTCAACTTCTTGTTGGGAAGGGGCGCGGaaagggaaaaggaaaaggaaaagtacGGAACAGAAAAGGCGCAGCTAGTGTTAAGACTTTGGGGAATAAAGTCGGCAGTGATGATAAAAAGGAAGAAACAAATGATACACTAGTTATTTCTGATTCAGAAAATGAAGGCCACGCAGATGAAATCCATCAGTCAGCCGATTCCAGTGAAGCTGCTTTCCAGGGTGACCCTGTAGGTGAAGGGGTTTTGAGGAAGCATACTGGACAGCCTCATTCTACTGAATCGAGAACTGCTAAGCCACTACCTCCGGTGCACTTTTATGCTCTCGAAAGTGGTCAACCTATACTTGACATTTTGAGACCTTCTATGATTGTTGTTTACCATCCAGATATGACTTTTGTCAGGGAAATTGAAGTCCATAAAGCTGAGAATCCCTCAAAGAAGTTGAaagtatattttcttttctatgaAGATTCTTCTGAGGGTCAAAAGTTTGAGGCAAGCATTAGAAGGGAGAATGGAGCATTTGAATCTTTGATCAGGCAGAAGTCACTGATGATGATACCAGTTGATCAG GATGGAAACTGCATGGGATTGAATTCTTCTCTAGAACCCGAAGTGTCTTCCCAAAACTCTATAACTAGAAAAGCAGggggaagaagggaggttgagaAACAAATGCAG GTCATAGTGGACATGAGGGAGTTCATGAGCAGCCTTCCAAACGTTCTCCACCAGAAGGGCATGCGCATAATACCTGTGACCTTGGAAGTTGGGGATTATATCCTTTCTCCATTAATATGTGTGGAGAGAAAGAGTATTCAAGATCTTTTTATGAGCTTCACATCAGGCCGCCTATATAACCAAGTCGAGACTATGGTGCGCTACTATAGAATACCTGTCCTCCTGATTGAATTTTCACAAGACAAAAGCTTCTCATTTCAG TCTGCAAGTGATATTGGGGATGATGTCACGCCAAATAGTATTATTTCTAAGTTGTCGTTGCTTGTTCTACATTTCCCTCGGCTACGAATCATCTGGTCTCGCAGTCTGTATGCTACTGCTGAAATCTTCACTACTCTCAAGGCAAATCAGGATGAACCTGACGAGACAAAAGCAACTAGAGTCGGTGTACCCTCTGAAGATGGGATCATAGAAGATGACGTGAG GGCTGAAAATTACAATACATCTGCCGTGGAGTTCTTGAGGCGACTCCCAGGTGTGACAGATTCGAATTACAGGGCTATAATGGATGGTTGTAAGAGCTTGGCAGAACTTGCTCTTATGCCAGTGGAGAGGCTAGCCGAATTAATGGGTGGTCATAAAGCAGCTCGGACGTTGAGAGAGTTCCTTGATGCCAAATATCCAACCCTGTTATGA